The following are encoded together in the Aciduricibacillus chroicocephali genome:
- the hslO gene encoding Hsp33 family molecular chaperone HslO — protein MKDYLVKATVYNGSIRAYAASTTETVSETQRRQDTWATASAAIGRTVTITSMMGAMLKGEDTITVKVEGDGPVGAIVADANSKGEVRGYVGNPHVDFELNSIGKLDVARAVGAGTLSVVKDLGMRDYFTGSVPIVSGEISEDFTYYFATSEQVPSAVGAGVLVNPDHSILAAGGFIVQVLPGASDEVIDKLERHIQALPPISSLVQEGYTPEQILERLFEGADINFLETMPIVFKCKCSRERVERAIAGLGSDEIQAMIEEDGGADANCHFCNEHYHFSKEDLERLKEAQ, from the coding sequence ATGAAAGATTATCTTGTAAAAGCGACAGTATACAATGGTTCCATCAGAGCTTATGCAGCAAGCACGACAGAAACGGTGAGTGAGACCCAGCGCCGTCAGGATACTTGGGCAACAGCGTCCGCAGCTATCGGACGAACAGTAACCATTACATCCATGATGGGTGCCATGCTTAAAGGTGAAGATACGATTACAGTTAAAGTTGAAGGCGATGGTCCAGTTGGCGCAATTGTGGCCGATGCCAATTCTAAAGGTGAAGTCCGCGGTTATGTAGGTAATCCCCATGTAGACTTTGAATTGAATTCTATTGGAAAGCTTGACGTGGCAAGGGCGGTAGGTGCAGGTACGCTCAGTGTCGTGAAGGATCTTGGAATGAGAGATTACTTTACTGGAAGTGTTCCGATTGTCTCTGGTGAGATCAGTGAAGACTTTACGTATTACTTCGCAACTTCTGAACAAGTTCCATCTGCAGTGGGAGCTGGTGTACTCGTTAATCCGGATCATTCAATTCTTGCAGCCGGCGGGTTCATTGTGCAAGTGCTCCCTGGCGCAAGTGATGAAGTCATTGATAAATTGGAGCGACATATCCAAGCGTTGCCACCGATATCAAGTCTTGTGCAAGAAGGATACACACCGGAACAGATTCTAGAACGCCTTTTTGAAGGTGCAGATATCAACTTCCTTGAAACGATGCCGATTGTTTTCAAATGCAAATGTTCCAGGGAACGAGTCGAACGGGCAATTGCTGGACTTGGATCAGATGAAATTCAGGCTATGATTGAGGAGGATGGCGGAGCTGATGCGAACTGTCATTTCTGTAACGAGCATTATCACTTTAGTAAGGAAGACTTGGAACGTCTAAAAGAAGCTCAATAG
- a CDS encoding type III pantothenate kinase translates to MLFVLDVGNTNTVLGVFDKDCLKYEWRIKTDRYKTEDEFGMLIQSLFQYKGVSFSDISGAIISSVVPPIMFALEKMCRDYLNLEPLVIGKDVATNLLKMSYPKPEELGADRVVNAIGAVEKYGGPLIIIDFGTATTFCYVDEELSYHGGLIAPGINISVEALYQKAAKLPKFEIERPDRAIGQSTVEAMQAGVFYGYVGQVDGIVRQMQKEMQNKPEVIATGGLAPLIADAAETIDFVDPYLTLHGLNIIYKKYVQQKEREEQR, encoded by the coding sequence ATGCTATTTGTTCTGGATGTAGGGAATACGAATACAGTACTAGGAGTCTTTGATAAGGACTGCTTGAAATATGAGTGGCGAATCAAGACAGACCGTTATAAAACTGAAGATGAGTTCGGTATGTTGATCCAATCGCTTTTTCAATATAAGGGTGTCTCATTCTCGGATATTTCCGGGGCAATTATTTCATCGGTTGTGCCGCCGATCATGTTTGCTCTTGAGAAGATGTGCCGTGACTATTTGAACCTGGAACCGCTAGTCATTGGCAAAGATGTCGCGACAAACTTACTTAAAATGAGCTATCCGAAGCCGGAGGAGCTGGGAGCTGACCGGGTCGTTAACGCAATCGGCGCAGTCGAGAAATATGGCGGGCCGCTTATCATTATTGATTTTGGAACAGCGACGACATTTTGCTATGTGGACGAAGAGCTAAGTTATCATGGAGGTCTTATTGCGCCGGGAATTAATATTTCCGTAGAGGCTCTCTATCAAAAGGCTGCAAAGCTGCCCAAGTTCGAGATTGAACGACCGGACAGAGCAATCGGTCAGTCAACTGTGGAGGCGATGCAGGCAGGTGTTTTCTATGGATATGTTGGACAGGTTGATGGGATTGTAAGACAGATGCAAAAGGAAATGCAAAATAAACCAGAAGTAATTGCTACAGGTGGACTTGCTCCCCTAATCGCAGACGCAGCAGAGACAATAGATTTTGTTGATCCATACTTGACGCTTCACGGTTTGAATATTATATACAAGAAATATGTACAGCAGAAGGAACGGGAGGAACAACGATGA
- the folK gene encoding 2-amino-4-hydroxy-6-hydroxymethyldihydropteridine diphosphokinase, translated as MTQAFIALGTNIEPRENHFIKALEMLTDHSGILIQKISSIYETDPVGYEDQEDFLNMVVEVETDLTAEELLRYCQLIEERLGRVRTIRNGPRTIDLDILLYSQESIRLVDLEIPHPRMHERAFVLVPLGEIAPEIIVPGTGESVQKLLNALSEEEKAGVRTWPQES; from the coding sequence ATGACACAAGCATTTATTGCACTTGGAACAAATATCGAACCACGCGAAAATCATTTCATTAAAGCACTTGAAATGTTGACTGATCATTCTGGGATCCTGATCCAGAAGATTTCTTCTATATATGAGACAGATCCGGTCGGCTACGAAGATCAGGAAGACTTCCTGAACATGGTCGTTGAAGTTGAAACAGATTTGACCGCGGAGGAGCTCTTGCGCTACTGTCAGTTAATTGAGGAACGACTTGGCCGAGTACGGACAATCCGCAATGGTCCACGTACTATTGACCTTGATATTTTGCTTTACAGTCAGGAAAGTATACGACTTGTTGATTTGGAGATTCCACATCCGCGTATGCATGAGCGGGCCTTTGTTCTTGTTCCTCTTGGTGAAATTGCACCTGAAATCATTGTGCCAGGTACAGGGGAGTCTGTTCAGAAACTGCTGAATGCATTATCTGAAGAGGAGAAAGCTGGCGTTCGTACATGGCCGCAAGAAAGCTGA
- the hpt gene encoding hypoxanthine phosphoribosyltransferase, translating to MHQEIEEVLVTEEEIIEKCAEIGKQLTEEYDGKFPLAIGVLKGAMPFMSDVLRRVDTHLEMDFMAVSSYGGGTRSSGEVKIIKDLDAKVEGRHVLIIEDIIDSGLTLSYLVDLFKYRKAASVKIVTLIDKPEGRTVDIKADVVGFELPNKFLVGYGLDYDEKYRNLPYIGVLKPEIYSEQES from the coding sequence AGAAAAGTGCGCTGAAATCGGAAAACAACTTACAGAGGAGTACGATGGCAAGTTCCCGCTTGCAATCGGTGTATTGAAAGGCGCAATGCCTTTCATGTCAGATGTCCTGCGCCGTGTTGATACACATTTGGAGATGGATTTCATGGCTGTTTCAAGCTATGGAGGCGGAACTCGATCATCTGGTGAAGTGAAAATCATCAAGGATCTCGATGCCAAGGTGGAAGGACGTCATGTTCTTATCATTGAGGATATCATCGACAGCGGGCTCACGCTCAGCTACCTTGTTGACCTATTCAAATACCGGAAAGCGGCTTCAGTGAAGATTGTGACACTCATTGATAAACCAGAAGGACGGACGGTCGATATCAAGGCAGATGTCGTCGGATTCGAACTTCCGAATAAATTCCTCGTCGGCTATGGACTCGACTATGATGAGAAGTATCGCAACCTCCCTTATATCGGAGTGTTAAAACCGGAGATTTACAGCGAACAGGAGTCTTAA
- the lysS gene encoding lysine--tRNA ligase, which yields MSEELNEHMRVRRDKLETYNEMGIDPFGGKFVRTHLTNELVDSYENYSKEELEAEEHKVTVAGRIMTKRGKGKAGFAHIQDLGGQIQIYVRKDTVGDSAYEMFNTIDLGDIVGVTGVMFKTKVGELSIKAQEIHLLSKSLRPLPEKYHGLQDIEQRYRQRYLDLITNPESRDTFVMRSKIIRSMRQYLDGQGFLEVETPMMHSIPGGAAARPFITHHNALDIPLYMRIAIELHLKRLIVGGLEKVYEIGRVFRNEGVSTRHNPEFTMIELYEAYADYEDIMALTENMVAHIAKEVLGTTTVMYGEEEINLAPKWKRLHMVDAVKEYTGVDFWEKMSDERARELAKEHGVDIKDSMQFGHVVNEFFEQKVEEQLIQPTFIYGHPVEISPLAKKNKEDERFTDRFELFIVAREHANAFTELNDPIDQRERFEAQVAERDAGNDEAHLMDEDFLESLEYGMPPTGGLGIGIDRLVMLLTNSPSIRDVLLFPQMRNK from the coding sequence ATGTCAGAAGAATTGAATGAACATATGCGTGTCCGGCGCGATAAGCTGGAAACATACAATGAAATGGGGATAGATCCGTTCGGTGGTAAGTTTGTCCGAACTCATCTTACAAATGAACTTGTAGACAGTTATGAAAACTATTCAAAAGAGGAACTTGAAGCAGAAGAGCATAAAGTGACAGTTGCCGGCCGAATCATGACGAAGCGTGGTAAAGGTAAAGCAGGCTTTGCTCATATCCAGGACTTGGGCGGTCAGATCCAGATTTATGTTCGTAAAGATACAGTTGGCGACAGTGCATACGAGATGTTCAATACTATTGACCTTGGTGATATCGTCGGAGTTACAGGTGTCATGTTCAAAACAAAAGTAGGAGAGCTATCTATTAAGGCACAGGAAATCCATCTGCTTTCCAAATCTTTGCGTCCGCTCCCTGAGAAATATCATGGTCTCCAGGATATCGAACAACGCTATCGTCAGCGTTACCTTGATTTGATCACAAACCCGGAGAGCCGCGATACTTTTGTTATGCGTTCAAAGATCATTCGTTCTATGCGTCAGTACTTGGATGGACAAGGCTTCTTGGAAGTTGAGACGCCGATGATGCATAGCATTCCGGGAGGGGCAGCAGCCCGTCCATTCATTACACACCATAACGCGCTTGATATCCCGCTTTATATGCGTATTGCAATAGAGTTGCATTTGAAGCGCCTTATAGTAGGTGGCTTGGAAAAGGTCTACGAAATTGGTCGTGTATTCCGTAATGAAGGTGTATCAACACGCCATAATCCTGAATTTACAATGATTGAATTGTACGAAGCTTATGCAGACTACGAGGATATCATGGCACTCACAGAGAATATGGTTGCTCATATTGCTAAGGAAGTGCTTGGAACGACAACTGTTATGTACGGCGAGGAAGAAATCAATCTTGCGCCTAAGTGGAAGAGACTTCATATGGTTGATGCTGTTAAAGAATACACAGGTGTTGATTTCTGGGAGAAGATGAGTGATGAACGTGCTCGCGAACTTGCGAAAGAACATGGAGTGGATATCAAGGATTCCATGCAATTCGGTCATGTAGTTAATGAGTTCTTTGAGCAAAAAGTTGAAGAACAACTTATTCAGCCTACATTCATTTATGGGCATCCTGTTGAGATTTCACCACTTGCCAAAAAGAACAAAGAAGATGAACGTTTTACAGACCGCTTCGAATTGTTCATCGTTGCTCGTGAACATGCAAATGCATTTACTGAGCTGAATGATCCGATTGACCAGCGCGAACGCTTTGAGGCACAAGTAGCTGAGAGAGATGCAGGTAATGATGAAGCTCACCTTATGGATGAAGACTTCCTTGAGTCTCTTGAATATGGCATGCCGCCAACAGGTGGCCTTGGGATTGGTATTGACCGTCTTGTCATGCTGCTTACGAACTCACCGTCCATCCGTGATGTCCTGCTCTTCCCGCAAATGCGTAATAAATAA
- the folP gene encoding dihydropteroate synthase, which yields MILSTKVKTYNLAERTHIMGILNVTPDSFSDGGKYATLEAACEQARKLEAQGADIIDIGGESTRPGHAPLSEEEELSRVLPVIEAIKKEVNVPISIDTYKAETARRAVEAGASIINDVWGAKREPEIANVAAELDVPIILMHNRENMDYGNLIEDMKRDLQESIDIAKRAGVPDQHIIIDPGVGFAKNAEHNLIAMNNLEQLHELGYPMLLATSRKRFIGGVLDLPNAEDRDIGTGATTCLGISKGAHMVRVHNVEMTLQLVKMTDAMLRSGRVENNG from the coding sequence ATGATTTTATCTACTAAAGTAAAAACATACAATTTGGCAGAGCGTACCCACATTATGGGTATTCTAAATGTAACACCTGATTCATTTTCTGATGGCGGAAAATATGCAACATTAGAAGCCGCCTGTGAACAAGCCCGAAAGTTGGAAGCCCAAGGAGCGGATATTATTGATATCGGTGGTGAGTCGACACGTCCAGGTCATGCGCCGCTATCCGAAGAAGAGGAGCTTTCACGTGTCCTGCCAGTAATTGAAGCGATCAAGAAAGAGGTCAATGTGCCGATCTCAATTGATACATACAAAGCTGAAACTGCAAGGCGTGCTGTTGAGGCGGGAGCGTCCATTATTAATGATGTCTGGGGAGCAAAACGCGAGCCGGAGATTGCAAATGTTGCAGCTGAGCTGGACGTGCCTATTATTCTCATGCACAATCGTGAAAACATGGATTATGGCAATTTGATTGAGGATATGAAAAGAGATTTGCAGGAGAGTATTGATATCGCCAAAAGAGCAGGTGTCCCGGACCAGCATATTATAATTGATCCGGGTGTTGGCTTTGCGAAGAACGCTGAACATAATCTAATTGCAATGAACAATCTGGAGCAATTGCACGAACTTGGATACCCAATGCTGTTGGCAACTTCTCGCAAACGTTTTATTGGGGGCGTGCTCGATTTGCCGAATGCGGAAGACCGTGATATAGGGACAGGAGCGACGACTTGCCTTGGAATTAGCAAAGGTGCCCATATGGTTCGTGTGCATAATGTAGAAATGACTTTGCAGCTTGTGAAAATGACAGATGCCATGCTGCGGAGCGGAAGGGTGGAGAACAATGGATAA
- the cysK gene encoding cysteine synthase A: protein MTRVADNVAGLVGQTPVVKLHNITDENSADIYVKLEYFNPGSSVKDRIALAMIEDAEEKGLLKAGDTIIEPTSGNTGIGLAMIASAKGYKAILVMPDTMSKERRNLLRAYGAKLLLTPGAEGMKGAIATAEKLKEENGYFMPQQFANEANPAVHERTTGKEIISQFEDGLDAFVSGIGTGGTITGAGKVLKDHFKDIKVFAVEPEDSAVLSGGKPGPHKLQGLGAGFIPKILNTDIYDEVVTVSNEEAFETAREVATTNGILGGISCGAAIAAAKKVAAKLGKGKKVLAVLPDNGERYLSTPLYQFDEE, encoded by the coding sequence ATGACTAGAGTTGCTGATAACGTAGCCGGCCTTGTGGGACAGACACCTGTTGTGAAATTGCACAATATTACAGATGAGAACAGTGCCGATATTTATGTTAAATTGGAATACTTCAATCCGGGAAGTTCGGTCAAAGACCGTATCGCGCTTGCGATGATCGAGGATGCTGAAGAGAAAGGTCTCCTTAAAGCTGGCGACACAATCATTGAACCGACAAGTGGTAACACAGGTATCGGACTTGCGATGATCGCTTCCGCAAAAGGATATAAAGCAATTCTTGTCATGCCTGATACAATGAGTAAGGAGCGTCGTAATCTGCTTCGTGCCTATGGAGCAAAGCTGCTTCTGACACCTGGTGCAGAAGGTATGAAAGGTGCCATCGCTACAGCTGAGAAGCTCAAGGAAGAGAATGGCTACTTCATGCCGCAGCAATTTGCTAATGAAGCAAACCCTGCTGTTCACGAGCGCACAACTGGTAAGGAAATCATCAGCCAGTTTGAGGATGGACTTGACGCATTTGTTTCAGGTATCGGTACTGGTGGTACAATCACTGGTGCAGGTAAAGTCCTTAAGGATCATTTTAAAGATATCAAAGTTTTTGCAGTTGAGCCTGAAGATTCAGCAGTTCTTTCCGGCGGCAAGCCTGGACCTCATAAATTGCAGGGACTTGGAGCGGGCTTCATTCCTAAGATTTTGAACACAGACATTTATGATGAAGTCGTTACAGTTTCGAATGAAGAAGCATTTGAAACTGCTCGAGAAGTCGCCACAACGAACGGAATCCTTGGTGGTATTTCTTGCGGTGCTGCAATAGCTGCTGCGAAGAAAGTTGCTGCAAAACTGGGCAAAGGCAAAAAAGTACTCGCTGTCCTTCCGGATAATGGCGAAAGATACTTGTCCACTCCACTTTACCAATTTGATGAAGAGTAA
- the ftsH gene encoding ATP-dependent zinc metalloprotease FtsH, which translates to MNRLFRNLFFYGILFLVLIAALGVLRGQGEQAKELDVKQFTDALNNGEISEMTMQPANKIMRITGTLKKDDRSFVTQVPDNNDIIAGITKTANQQSELKVKEEEQPSGFVTFITQMIPFLLIGLLFFFILSQAQSGGGGGRVMNFGKSKAKMYSEEKKKVRFKDVAGADEEKQELVEVVEFLKDPRKFAALGARIPKGVLLVGPPGTGKTLLARAVAGEAGTPFFSISGSDFVEMFVGVGASRVRDLFENAKKNAPCIIFIDEIDAVGRQRGAGLGGGHDEREQTLNQLLVEMDGFGGNEGIIIIAATNRPDILDPALLRPGRFDRQITVDRPDVKGREAVLKVHARNKPLDPNIDLKTIAMRTPGFSGADLENLLNEAALVAARHDKKTIDMLDIDEAVDRVIAGPAKKSRVISEKERNIVAYHESGHTIIGMVLDNADTVHKVTIVPRGQAGGYAVMLPKEDRYFMTKPELFDKITGLLGGRVAEEIIFGEVSTGAHNDFQRATGIARKMITEYGMSDKIGPIQFTSGGGEVFLGRDIQNEQNYSDAIAEEIDKEMQHFINTCYSRAKQILTENRDKLELIAQKLLEIETLDEQQIRSLFDKGVLPENHHTTVKTDNDVKVNIQPKDGESNVTPESFEEAKEKDDLEYKEKRESHTEDRNEPPSGDDHKE; encoded by the coding sequence ATGAACCGATTGTTCAGAAACCTATTTTTCTACGGAATTCTGTTCCTTGTCCTGATTGCAGCCCTCGGCGTTCTTAGAGGACAAGGCGAACAGGCAAAAGAGTTGGATGTAAAACAGTTCACGGATGCTCTTAATAATGGTGAAATCAGTGAAATGACGATGCAGCCTGCGAACAAGATTATGCGAATTACCGGAACGCTTAAGAAGGATGACCGTTCCTTTGTAACACAGGTACCAGATAATAACGACATTATCGCCGGTATCACTAAGACTGCCAACCAGCAGAGTGAACTTAAAGTGAAAGAGGAAGAACAGCCGAGCGGATTTGTAACCTTCATTACACAAATGATTCCGTTCTTGCTAATTGGATTGCTGTTCTTCTTCATTCTTAGCCAGGCACAGAGCGGCGGCGGTGGCGGCCGTGTCATGAACTTCGGTAAGAGTAAGGCAAAGATGTACAGCGAAGAGAAGAAGAAAGTCCGCTTCAAGGATGTTGCCGGAGCGGATGAAGAGAAGCAGGAACTCGTTGAAGTTGTTGAATTCCTGAAGGACCCGCGCAAATTTGCGGCGCTTGGTGCCCGTATCCCGAAAGGTGTTCTCCTTGTAGGCCCTCCGGGTACAGGTAAAACGTTGCTTGCAAGAGCGGTTGCCGGTGAAGCCGGTACACCATTCTTCTCTATTAGTGGTTCCGACTTCGTTGAAATGTTTGTCGGTGTTGGTGCTTCACGTGTTCGCGATTTGTTCGAGAATGCAAAGAAGAACGCACCATGTATTATTTTCATCGATGAGATTGATGCAGTTGGACGTCAGCGTGGAGCAGGTCTTGGCGGTGGCCATGATGAACGCGAACAAACGCTGAATCAGTTGCTTGTTGAAATGGACGGTTTTGGTGGTAATGAAGGTATTATCATTATTGCTGCAACAAACCGACCTGATATTCTTGATCCGGCACTCTTGCGTCCAGGACGTTTTGACAGACAGATCACAGTTGACCGTCCAGATGTTAAAGGCCGTGAAGCTGTTCTGAAAGTGCATGCACGCAACAAGCCACTTGATCCGAACATCGATCTGAAAACAATCGCGATGCGTACACCGGGCTTCTCCGGTGCCGACCTTGAGAACCTTCTGAACGAAGCTGCTCTCGTTGCGGCTCGTCATGATAAGAAGACGATCGATATGCTTGATATCGATGAGGCGGTTGATCGTGTTATTGCAGGGCCGGCTAAGAAAAGCCGTGTCATTTCCGAGAAGGAACGCAATATCGTCGCTTATCACGAATCCGGACATACAATCATTGGTATGGTGCTTGATAATGCTGATACAGTTCACAAAGTTACGATCGTTCCACGCGGGCAGGCTGGCGGTTATGCAGTCATGCTACCGAAAGAGGATCGTTACTTCATGACGAAACCGGAACTGTTTGATAAAATTACCGGACTCCTTGGCGGCCGTGTCGCTGAAGAAATTATCTTTGGCGAGGTAAGTACAGGAGCGCATAATGACTTCCAGCGTGCTACTGGCATTGCTCGTAAGATGATTACTGAATACGGCATGAGTGACAAGATTGGTCCGATCCAGTTTACTAGTGGTGGCGGCGAAGTCTTCCTTGGACGCGATATTCAGAATGAGCAGAACTACAGTGATGCGATTGCTGAAGAGATTGACAAGGAAATGCAGCACTTCATCAACACATGCTATAGCCGAGCGAAGCAGATTCTTACTGAGAACCGCGACAAGCTCGAGCTGATCGCTCAGAAACTTCTTGAAATCGAAACACTCGACGAGCAGCAAATCCGCTCTCTCTTCGACAAAGGCGTGCTCCCTGAAAATCATCACACTACTGTGAAAACAGATAATGATGTCAAGGTGAACATTCAGCCAAAAGATGGAGAGTCAAATGTTACTCCAGAGAGCTTTGAAGAAGCGAAGGAAAAAGACGATCTTGAGTATAAAGAAAAAAGGGAATCGCATACTGAGGATAGAAATGAGCCTCCAAGCGGCGACGACCATAAGGAATAA
- the folB gene encoding dihydroneopterin aldolase has translation MDKIILEGMQFYGYHGLFPEENRLGQRFNVDLELYTDTSKAGRTDDMNDSIHYGHAYEIVKQIVEQEIVNLIETVAERIAAALLEHFDELQACRVKVIKPDAPIPGHFKFVAVEIYREK, from the coding sequence ATGGATAAAATCATCCTTGAAGGCATGCAGTTCTATGGCTACCATGGGTTATTTCCTGAAGAGAACCGGCTTGGCCAGCGGTTTAATGTAGACCTTGAGCTTTACACAGACACAAGCAAAGCCGGGCGGACGGATGATATGAATGACTCCATTCACTACGGCCATGCTTATGAAATCGTGAAACAAATCGTAGAACAAGAGATTGTGAATCTGATTGAGACGGTTGCTGAGAGAATTGCAGCAGCTCTGCTAGAACATTTTGATGAACTTCAGGCATGCAGGGTGAAGGTTATTAAACCAGATGCTCCAATTCCGGGTCATTTTAAATTTGTTGCCGTTGAAATCTACAGGGAGAAATGA